The following proteins are encoded in a genomic region of Natronorubrum halophilum:
- a CDS encoding TrmB family transcriptional regulator, with translation MTNDENEAVDAFERLGLTSYEAKVFIALHRLGSGTARDVASVTDVPRSQVYSVAESLEDRGLLEVQQASPIRYRPVSLEEAEETLRNRFERERERAFEYVDAVKQEPTTEETQEDIWTVRSRDRVDDRIVDLLSNAEERIIFGTRLPELITRSIEEALEERAAAGVSTLVVSRTDEVREQLDAIAGVETEPPPVHREGDQRSGRIVIVDDDSILLSVLDDDGSETAIWSSGSLFASVLIQLIEANDEVREETH, from the coding sequence ATGACGAACGACGAGAACGAGGCCGTCGACGCGTTCGAACGACTCGGACTCACCAGCTACGAGGCCAAGGTCTTCATCGCCTTACATCGGCTGGGGTCCGGCACAGCGCGGGACGTCGCGAGCGTTACCGACGTGCCCCGCTCGCAGGTCTACAGCGTCGCCGAGAGCCTCGAGGATCGCGGCCTGCTCGAGGTCCAGCAAGCGAGTCCGATTCGGTACCGGCCGGTGAGTCTCGAGGAGGCCGAGGAGACGCTCCGAAACCGGTTCGAGCGCGAGCGAGAACGGGCCTTCGAGTACGTCGACGCGGTCAAACAGGAGCCGACGACGGAGGAAACCCAGGAGGACATCTGGACCGTGCGGAGTCGTGACCGGGTCGACGACCGCATCGTCGACCTGCTCTCGAACGCCGAGGAGCGGATCATCTTCGGAACGCGGCTGCCGGAACTCATCACGAGGTCGATCGAGGAGGCTCTCGAGGAACGAGCCGCGGCCGGCGTGTCGACGCTCGTGGTCAGTCGGACCGACGAGGTCCGAGAGCAACTCGACGCGATCGCGGGCGTCGAGACCGAACCGCCGCCCGTGCACCGTGAGGGGGATCAGCGGTCGGGGCGAATCGTTATCGTCGACGACGACAGCATCCTGCTCAGCGTACTCGACGACGATGGCAGCGAGACGGCGATCTGGAGCTCGGGATCGCTGTTTGCGTCCGTGTTGATCCAGTTGATCGAAGCGAACGACGAAGTGCGAGAAGAGACCCACTGA
- a CDS encoding mRNA surveillance protein pelota: protein MQIKDRERIEGGRERVTVVPESVDDLWHLQYVLEPGDRVAGDTTRRIQRNDDQMRDTGGEREPMWVAIAVDDIEFHKFANRLRVGGEIVACSREDQLGFHHTLNVEEREELSIEKRFKPDQTARLEEAEEATENPDVAIATVEEGQAHVHTVAQYGTEERATITGTTGKGEYARGRSELFAELSKVLKRQDVDAIILAGPGFTKQDAYKYLEKNEPELTEKITMVDTAAVGDRGVHEVLKRGAVADVQQETRIESEAEYIDELTRRMAEGAKAAYGPEQVKQAAEFGAIERLLVLDDRLRKERGPDGDWALDVDEIVRTTEQKGGDVTVFSSEFPPGQQLSNLGGIAALLRYRLE, encoded by the coding sequence ATGCAGATCAAAGACCGGGAGCGGATCGAGGGCGGACGCGAGCGGGTGACTGTCGTCCCCGAGAGCGTCGACGACCTCTGGCACTTGCAGTACGTCCTCGAGCCCGGCGACCGCGTCGCGGGCGATACGACCCGACGGATCCAGCGCAACGACGACCAGATGCGGGATACGGGCGGCGAGCGCGAACCCATGTGGGTCGCCATCGCCGTCGACGACATCGAGTTCCACAAGTTCGCCAATCGCCTGCGGGTCGGCGGCGAAATCGTCGCCTGCTCGCGCGAAGACCAGCTGGGATTTCACCACACGCTGAACGTCGAGGAACGCGAGGAGCTGTCGATCGAGAAACGGTTCAAGCCCGATCAAACGGCTCGCCTCGAGGAAGCCGAGGAAGCCACCGAGAACCCGGACGTCGCCATCGCGACCGTCGAGGAGGGACAGGCCCACGTCCACACGGTCGCCCAGTACGGCACCGAAGAGCGGGCGACGATCACCGGCACGACCGGTAAAGGCGAATACGCCCGCGGGCGCTCGGAGCTGTTCGCAGAGCTCTCGAAGGTCCTCAAACGCCAAGACGTCGATGCGATTATTCTCGCCGGACCGGGGTTTACGAAACAGGACGCCTACAAGTACCTCGAGAAGAACGAGCCCGAACTCACCGAGAAGATCACGATGGTCGATACCGCGGCCGTCGGCGACCGTGGGGTCCACGAGGTGCTCAAACGCGGGGCCGTCGCGGACGTCCAGCAGGAGACGCGGATCGAGAGCGAGGCCGAGTACATCGACGAACTCACCCGGCGGATGGCCGAGGGAGCGAAGGCCGCCTACGGCCCCGAACAGGTCAAACAGGCCGCCGAGTTCGGCGCGATCGAACGGCTGCTCGTGCTCGACGACCGGCTCCGAAAGGAGCGCGGCCCCGACGGTGACTGGGCGCTCGACGTCGACGAGATCGTCCGCACGACGGAACAGAAAGGCGGCGACGTGACGGTCTTCTCGAGCGAGTTTCCGCCGGGCCAACAGCTCTCGAATCTCGGCGGGATTGCGGCGCTGTTGCGGTACCGACTCGAATGA
- a CDS encoding MMPL family transporter, which yields MNIPDRIADTVTSHSRVVIVALLLLTALVGAGMPVDDDSSLDQFESESEEAKALERIQGTDEEDGYFATDSDENTTSIQLIARGDNVLSQESVIASLEFQQQIRDDESINETLAENDSISGVENILAITAITNEQVAELEERGGELEQRGAELEQRQAALENRTGALEAGLNESLALQREYAAQTAAGEDEAAAETEAEIEGVVEEAIAAADLDDEQAAEYEERIGQAREIESQRWEIEQGTDDPEESEEYQELTENLEQVSEGATAGIFADEYEQLEEDSAQLEEDQQALEEDSAQLEEDQRALQEGDEQPSLDEQIEAIEDLDDEEYEQLVAETLSSDSEDNFALALMSSSYEPGSTEAEARMTSITQSTTTGDGMEEMGGLDDRIVESQLEIRELANQQDQDYVVFGGGIITDEIERSMGDSLAIVGPLALLFVVVALVVAYRDLLDIVLGVVGIVAVLVWTFGFMGWADIAFNQMFVAVPVLLIGLSIDYAIHVFMRHREQRETRSVSDSERGGTTGEQREADDEASTVRGSMRIALAGVGAALVWVTATTVIGFLSNLVSPIGPIREFGVVSSVGIVAALIVFGALIPALKVEIDEFLEGRGLDRRKRAFGTGGGRFSKILTVGSVAARKAPLVVLVLVLVLSAGGVYGATQIDTSFQEEDFLAESPPAWTDHLPDSMSPGEYHAKADLDFVNQHFQREDTQAQILVESDGGGVDDPDLLERMNETRDDAAESDVVYTRADGKADVQDPLSTMERVAAQNDSFNESFTAADTDDDGVPDENVTALYDQLYEADEEAASQVLHRTDDGDYDATRMIVGVQGGAAAGDTTDEVRTFADTVEDGSDGRWIAIATGDPIVSHIVEQDLLNTVLESLLITLVAVFVFLSVAYWLTGDSAALGAVTLLPVALTVSWILGTMYLIGMPFNVLTGMITSLTIGLGVAYSIHVSDRYTLELERQGNVWSALQTTVTGTGGALLGSAATTVGGFGTLAFAILPALRQFGIITGLTITYAFLASVVVLPTLLVLWTRYFGPDVSFDAPGAANPAAASDGGTPAERGADSTTDTRGDDE from the coding sequence ATGAACATCCCAGATCGTATCGCAGACACGGTGACGTCACACTCTCGAGTCGTCATCGTCGCCCTCCTGTTGCTGACGGCGCTCGTCGGCGCGGGGATGCCGGTCGACGACGACTCGTCGCTCGATCAGTTCGAGAGCGAGTCCGAGGAAGCGAAAGCCCTCGAGCGAATCCAGGGTACCGACGAAGAGGATGGCTACTTCGCGACCGATAGCGACGAAAACACCACCAGCATACAGCTGATCGCACGCGGCGACAACGTGCTCAGCCAGGAGTCGGTGATCGCCTCGCTCGAGTTCCAACAGCAGATTCGCGACGACGAGTCGATCAACGAGACGCTGGCCGAAAACGACTCGATCAGCGGCGTCGAGAACATCCTCGCCATTACCGCGATTACCAACGAGCAGGTCGCGGAACTCGAAGAACGAGGTGGCGAACTCGAGCAGCGAGGCGCCGAACTCGAACAGCGACAGGCCGCCCTCGAGAACAGAACGGGCGCGCTCGAGGCGGGGCTCAATGAGTCGCTGGCCCTCCAGCGGGAGTACGCGGCCCAGACGGCCGCCGGCGAGGACGAAGCCGCCGCGGAGACGGAAGCCGAGATCGAAGGCGTCGTCGAGGAGGCGATCGCCGCCGCCGATCTGGACGACGAACAGGCCGCCGAGTACGAGGAACGGATCGGCCAGGCCCGCGAGATCGAATCCCAGCGCTGGGAGATCGAACAGGGGACCGACGATCCCGAGGAGAGCGAGGAGTATCAGGAACTGACCGAGAATCTCGAGCAGGTCTCGGAGGGTGCGACGGCCGGCATTTTCGCGGACGAGTACGAGCAACTGGAGGAGGACTCCGCGCAGCTGGAGGAGGACCAGCAGGCGCTCGAGGAAGACTCCGCACAGCTCGAGGAGGATCAGCGGGCCCTGCAGGAGGGCGACGAGCAGCCGTCGCTCGACGAGCAGATCGAGGCGATCGAGGACCTCGACGACGAGGAGTACGAACAGCTCGTGGCGGAGACCCTCTCGTCGGACAGCGAAGATAACTTCGCGCTCGCGCTGATGTCCTCTTCGTACGAGCCGGGCAGCACCGAAGCCGAGGCGCGGATGACCTCGATCACCCAGTCGACGACGACCGGCGACGGGATGGAGGAGATGGGCGGACTCGACGACCGAATCGTCGAAAGCCAACTCGAGATTCGCGAACTCGCCAACCAACAAGATCAGGACTACGTCGTCTTCGGCGGCGGGATCATCACCGACGAGATCGAGCGATCGATGGGCGACAGTCTCGCCATCGTCGGGCCGCTCGCCCTGCTGTTCGTCGTCGTGGCCCTGGTGGTCGCCTACCGCGACCTGCTGGACATCGTGCTGGGCGTCGTCGGAATCGTCGCCGTTCTCGTCTGGACGTTCGGCTTCATGGGCTGGGCCGACATCGCGTTCAACCAGATGTTCGTCGCGGTGCCCGTCCTGTTGATCGGGCTCTCGATCGACTACGCGATACACGTCTTCATGCGCCACCGCGAGCAACGCGAGACGCGAAGCGTCTCGGATAGCGAGCGGGGAGGGACGACCGGCGAGCAACGCGAAGCGGACGACGAGGCAAGTACCGTCCGCGGCTCGATGCGGATCGCGCTGGCCGGCGTCGGCGCCGCGCTCGTCTGGGTGACGGCGACGACCGTCATCGGGTTCCTCTCGAACCTCGTCAGTCCGATCGGCCCCATCCGGGAGTTCGGGGTCGTCAGCTCGGTCGGGATCGTCGCCGCGTTGATCGTCTTCGGCGCGCTGATCCCGGCGCTCAAGGTCGAGATCGACGAGTTCCTCGAGGGGCGCGGCCTCGACCGGCGCAAGCGCGCGTTCGGAACCGGCGGCGGCCGTTTCAGCAAGATCCTGACGGTCGGCTCGGTGGCCGCCCGAAAGGCGCCGTTAGTCGTGCTCGTGCTCGTGCTCGTGCTCTCCGCCGGCGGCGTCTACGGCGCGACCCAAATCGATACCAGTTTCCAGGAGGAGGACTTCCTCGCGGAGAGTCCGCCGGCCTGGACCGACCACCTACCGGACTCGATGAGCCCCGGCGAGTACCACGCGAAGGCCGATCTGGACTTCGTCAACCAGCACTTCCAGCGCGAGGACACCCAGGCGCAGATCCTCGTCGAGAGCGACGGTGGCGGCGTCGACGACCCCGATCTACTCGAGCGAATGAACGAGACGCGCGACGACGCCGCGGAGAGCGACGTCGTCTACACGAGGGCGGACGGCAAGGCGGACGTACAGGATCCGCTGTCGACGATGGAGCGCGTCGCCGCACAGAACGACTCGTTCAACGAGTCGTTCACCGCGGCCGACACCGACGATGACGGGGTTCCCGACGAGAACGTCACGGCGCTGTACGACCAGCTGTACGAGGCCGACGAGGAAGCCGCGAGTCAGGTGCTCCACCGGACCGACGACGGGGACTACGACGCGACGCGGATGATCGTCGGCGTTCAGGGCGGCGCCGCCGCCGGCGACACGACCGACGAGGTGCGCACGTTCGCCGATACCGTCGAGGACGGCAGCGACGGCCGCTGGATCGCCATCGCGACCGGCGACCCGATCGTCAGTCACATCGTCGAACAGGACCTGCTCAATACGGTCCTCGAGAGCCTGCTGATCACGCTCGTGGCCGTGTTCGTCTTCCTGTCGGTCGCCTACTGGCTGACCGGCGATAGCGCGGCGCTGGGTGCCGTCACGCTCCTCCCGGTCGCGTTAACCGTCAGCTGGATCCTCGGAACGATGTACCTGATCGGAATGCCCTTCAACGTGCTCACGGGGATGATCACGAGCCTCACCATCGGGCTCGGCGTCGCCTACAGCATCCACGTCAGCGACCGGTACACGCTCGAACTCGAGCGCCAGGGCAACGTCTGGTCGGCGCTGCAAACGACGGTCACCGGCACCGGCGGTGCCCTGCTCGGCAGTGCTGCGACGACCGTCGGCGGGTTCGGGACGCTCGCCTTCGCGATCCTCCCCGCACTCCGCCAGTTCGGGATTATCACCGGGCTGACGATTACGTACGCGTTCCTCGCGAGCGTCGTCGTCCTGCCGACGCTGCTGGTGCTCTGGACGCGGTACTTCGGTCCGGACGTCTCCTTCGACGCGCCGGGAGCGGCCAACCCCGCGGCGGCGAGCGACGGCGGCACGCCCGCCGAACGCGGCGCGGACTCGACGACCGACACCCGAGGGGACGACGAATGA
- a CDS encoding N-acetylmuramoyl-L-alanine amidase produces the protein MCLDCIGRDTTESGSKSDDGSETTRADGSGQWKRRKFLQATGAAAGTGTILGTQTGRVAASHTECAAADRWVEAANHSSRDYGIDWIVIHVTAGAYQGALSTLTSSSSGVSSHYLVKNYDWTDGPSPGHVDQLVHHDRAAWHARYIANHRSIGIEHEWFDNNGISDACYEASADLVRCIADMHDIPLEFYTSNTCIQNEPGGIIGHTHVPDGDCSSFSHGGRTCPYPDWDMGHFANLVRNGGGGGGGDKFEMDDTVVTTTALNGREQPCLNDDVVLTLPEGTQGEVMNGPEECDGITWWGLHVPAYNEWVWCSENYLAHA, from the coding sequence ATGTGTCTTGATTGCATTGGGCGTGACACGACGGAGTCGGGTTCGAAATCGGACGACGGGTCCGAAACAACACGGGCGGACGGTAGCGGACAGTGGAAACGGCGAAAGTTCCTCCAAGCGACCGGTGCCGCCGCGGGGACCGGAACGATTCTCGGAACCCAGACCGGTCGGGTAGCAGCGTCGCACACCGAGTGTGCCGCCGCGGACCGATGGGTCGAGGCGGCGAATCACAGTTCGCGGGACTACGGCATCGACTGGATCGTCATCCACGTGACCGCGGGGGCCTATCAGGGCGCGCTGAGCACGCTGACCAGTTCGAGTTCGGGCGTGAGCTCTCACTACCTCGTGAAAAACTACGACTGGACCGACGGGCCGAGTCCGGGACACGTCGATCAACTCGTCCACCACGACCGCGCGGCCTGGCACGCCCGGTACATCGCCAACCACCGGTCGATCGGCATCGAACACGAATGGTTCGACAACAACGGCATCAGCGACGCGTGCTACGAGGCGTCGGCGGATCTCGTCCGCTGCATCGCCGACATGCACGACATCCCCCTCGAGTTCTACACGAGCAACACCTGCATTCAGAACGAACCCGGCGGGATCATCGGCCACACGCACGTGCCGGACGGTGACTGCAGCAGTTTCTCCCACGGCGGGCGAACCTGCCCCTACCCCGACTGGGATATGGGCCACTTTGCAAACCTCGTCAGGAACGGCGGGGGCGGCGGCGGCGGCGACAAGTTCGAGATGGACGACACCGTCGTCACGACGACCGCGCTCAACGGCCGCGAACAGCCCTGTCTCAACGACGATGTCGTGTTGACCCTCCCGGAGGGAACGCAGGGGGAAGTCATGAACGGCCCCGAAGAGTGCGACGGCATCACCTGGTGGGGGCTACACGTGCCGGCGTACAACGAGTGGGTCTGGTGTTCGGAGAACTACCTCGCGCACGCCTGA
- a CDS encoding MBL fold metallo-hydrolase yields the protein MRVTFLGSGSAMPTGERFQTGILVQNDGRTLLVDCGSGVLHRLQQSGVGYEGVSTVLLTHHHLDHVADLLPLMKARWLAGEEHLEIVGPQGTKALLDDLLEVHEYMQNKLELQVREVVPGEFSVAGFDVSAYETRHSLPCLAYRFGDLFTFSGDSEAFAGLANFAKGSAILAHDCSFPDDVDVSNHPTPETLGRELAGREIGRVYLTHLYPHTEGRHDEMLESIGAHYDGDVRFAEDLKTISIE from the coding sequence ATGCGTGTCACCTTTCTCGGAAGCGGCAGCGCGATGCCGACCGGCGAGCGGTTCCAGACGGGGATTCTCGTCCAGAACGACGGCCGGACCCTGCTCGTCGACTGCGGATCGGGCGTCCTTCACCGACTCCAGCAGTCAGGGGTCGGCTACGAGGGCGTCTCGACGGTCCTGTTGACCCACCACCACCTGGATCACGTCGCCGATCTACTGCCGCTGATGAAAGCCCGCTGGCTCGCCGGCGAGGAACACCTCGAGATCGTCGGTCCGCAGGGGACGAAGGCCCTGCTCGACGACCTGCTCGAGGTTCACGAGTACATGCAGAATAAGCTCGAACTGCAGGTTCGAGAGGTCGTCCCCGGTGAGTTTTCCGTCGCAGGCTTCGACGTCTCGGCCTACGAGACCCGCCACTCGCTGCCGTGTCTGGCCTACCGCTTCGGCGATCTGTTTACGTTCAGCGGCGACAGCGAGGCCTTTGCCGGGCTCGCGAACTTCGCCAAGGGCTCCGCGATCCTCGCTCACGACTGTTCGTTTCCCGACGACGTCGACGTCTCGAACCACCCGACGCCGGAAACCCTCGGGCGGGAACTGGCCGGCCGGGAAATCGGACGCGTGTACTTGACGCACCTCTACCCCCACACCGAGGGTCGCCACGACGAGATGCTCGAGTCCATCGGCGCTCACTACGACGGTGACGTTCGGTTCGCCGAGGATCTCAAAACGATCTCCATCGAGTAA